In bacterium HR17, the following are encoded in one genomic region:
- the ccmF gene encoding Cytochrome c-type biogenesis protein CcmF, giving the protein MWLGRILVWAAMLAAFLTAWHYWRAETLSQTQHKKRDGHTQALTAARRWFWLTGALIVAAMVYLWSLILTQRYEVAYVHDYTNRDLPMLYRFAAFWGGQAGTWLLWAFFTTLWGLLLRRFAAPYETATLAILGGLNFLLLLPVGVSGMAAALAEWGVRWRPVINAALEDPFLRLHPAPMDGKGLNPLLQNPWMAIHPPNMFAGYSAMALPFALALAGLWRKDWHGWARYALPAACLGTFQLGLGITLGGVWSYEVLGWGGYWAWDPVENASFIPWLGCAGLMHCLIAYRSTKSGVRLATLLALLTFLTAYYATFVTRSGFIQSVHNFTTTAITWWVMGILFFLTIASFGLFFVRMRHWTESERQPIAGDFTSLPFFAYAGTIVLGVFALIVFIGLSAPWVTIIGKGLGLKMQEIGVERVFYDRASFPIALVMCLLLALMPLLVIARPKDAEQWQIWKASVPWLVVNIALFTALVAFLFGIRQPVSLALVAVASACIIGNLWALYLRARQSPLTAGAYLAHLGLGIFLLGVVGSELRDDSRQLIIPTGEHRSAFGWLFTYTGLKTRPDGKVEAILHAQQLDGKGTFTANPIFWDTQFGLVREPFIRRTLTHDIYIEPIEQQDPQEAGTVTLRRGEAVQVGKWQIKFDRFELSGKPIMGMPEKITAVVELNDGTRTHVLRPFWRLKPNGVEESPDRIAGTNIEVGIERINAEERTVTLRINGVGLQGHNGFIVVNVQRKPGVNLVWLGVAMVLLGALLSSVRRIRETMKAQMVTTTAERRKVKKAIA; this is encoded by the coding sequence ATGTGGCTCGGACGGATTTTGGTTTGGGCAGCGATGCTGGCGGCGTTCTTAACTGCATGGCACTATTGGCGCGCGGAGACATTGAGCCAGACGCAACACAAAAAACGGGATGGACACACGCAAGCGCTCACTGCAGCGCGCCGATGGTTTTGGCTGACAGGGGCACTCATCGTGGCAGCGATGGTTTATCTTTGGTCGCTGATTTTGACCCAGCGTTATGAGGTCGCTTATGTGCACGACTACACCAACCGCGACCTGCCGATGCTTTACCGCTTTGCCGCTTTTTGGGGTGGGCAGGCGGGAACATGGCTGCTCTGGGCGTTTTTCACGACCTTGTGGGGGTTGCTCTTGCGCCGTTTTGCAGCCCCTTATGAGACCGCCACACTGGCGATTTTGGGTGGGCTGAACTTTTTGCTCTTGTTGCCCGTCGGCGTTTCGGGCATGGCAGCGGCGTTGGCGGAGTGGGGCGTGCGATGGCGCCCCGTCATTAATGCTGCGTTGGAAGACCCCTTCCTGCGACTGCACCCTGCTCCGATGGACGGTAAAGGGCTGAACCCACTGTTGCAAAACCCGTGGATGGCAATACACCCGCCCAACATGTTCGCAGGCTACTCGGCAATGGCGTTGCCTTTCGCTTTGGCCTTAGCGGGGCTGTGGCGTAAGGATTGGCATGGCTGGGCGCGTTACGCGTTGCCCGCCGCCTGTTTGGGCACTTTCCAACTCGGTTTGGGTATCACTTTGGGCGGCGTTTGGTCGTATGAAGTGCTGGGTTGGGGCGGCTATTGGGCGTGGGACCCCGTTGAAAATGCGTCTTTCATCCCTTGGTTGGGATGCGCCGGGTTGATGCACTGCCTCATTGCCTATCGCAGCACCAAAAGCGGGGTGCGGTTGGCGACTCTGTTGGCATTGCTGACCTTCCTAACCGCTTACTACGCTACTTTCGTCACCCGCAGCGGGTTCATCCAGTCCGTTCACAACTTCACGACGACCGCCATCACTTGGTGGGTCATGGGCATCCTGTTCTTCTTGACCATCGCCAGTTTCGGCTTGTTCTTTGTGCGGATGCGCCACTGGACGGAAAGCGAAAGGCAACCGATCGCCGGCGACTTCACCAGCCTTCCCTTTTTCGCCTACGCAGGGACGATCGTGCTGGGCGTTTTCGCCCTCATCGTGTTCATCGGGCTTTCTGCCCCTTGGGTAACGATTATCGGCAAAGGGCTGGGGCTCAAAATGCAGGAAATCGGCGTAGAGCGGGTGTTTTACGACCGCGCCAGTTTCCCGATCGCGCTGGTCATGTGTTTGCTGTTGGCACTTATGCCGTTGCTGGTCATCGCGCGCCCCAAAGACGCGGAGCAATGGCAGATATGGAAGGCGTCCGTGCCCTGGCTGGTTGTCAACATCGCGTTGTTCACGGCGTTGGTGGCGTTTTTGTTCGGCATTCGTCAGCCTGTCTCCTTAGCACTGGTGGCGGTGGCTTCAGCGTGCATCATCGGCAACCTGTGGGCGCTGTATTTGCGGGCGAGACAAAGCCCGCTGACTGCTGGGGCATATTTGGCGCATTTGGGATTGGGCATTTTCCTGTTGGGCGTTGTCGGTTCTGAGTTGCGCGACGACAGCCGTCAATTGATCATCCCGACAGGCGAGCACCGCAGCGCTTTCGGCTGGTTGTTCACCTACACAGGTCTCAAGACACGCCCTGACGGCAAGGTGGAGGCGATCCTTCACGCCCAACAGTTGGATGGCAAAGGCACATTCACCGCCAACCCTATCTTTTGGGACACACAGTTCGGCTTGGTGCGCGAACCCTTCATCCGCCGGACGCTGACCCATGACATTTACATTGAACCTATTGAGCAGCAAGACCCCCAAGAGGCAGGGACAGTGACCCTGCGGCGTGGTGAGGCGGTGCAGGTCGGCAAATGGCAAATCAAGTTTGACCGCTTTGAGTTGAGCGGCAAACCCATCATGGGCATGCCCGAAAAAATCACGGCGGTCGTGGAACTCAATGACGGCACCCGCACGCATGTCCTGAGACCGTTCTGGCGGCTGAAACCTAACGGCGTTGAGGAAAGCCCCGACCGAATCGCCGGCACAAACATTGAGGTCGGCATCGAGCGGATTAACGCCGAAGAGCGCACGGTCACGCTGCGCATTAACGGCGTCGGTTTGCAAGGGCATAACGGTTTCATCGTCGTCAACGTCCAGCGCAAACCCGGCGTCAACTTGGTATGGTTGGGTGTGGCGATGGTGTTGCTCGGTGCGTTGCTTTCCAGCGTTCGGCGCATCCGCGAAACAATGAAGGCGCAGATGGTCACGACAACGGCTGAACGCCGCAAGGTCAAGAAAGCCATCGCGTGA
- the ccmC gene encoding Heme exporter protein C, which translates to MRHTGELIIGVSGVLLLIAFGLAFFWVPPAAEFQRLYGNGHIAKIVFVHVPLAIVAFTAFVASAGFGVAFLRTRAARWDALGAATVEVAWLYAVLATATGAWFSRLAWGAWWHWDPRQTTMFMVLLTYTAYLLVREAVDEERRAAVSAVYAILGAVATLLLYWVVPYLPSVQKVSLHPSGIIARGGLDAPYRITLLFSLLGMGLLFVELVRVRAKLASAEKRLVAPL; encoded by the coding sequence ATGCGCCATACAGGCGAACTCATCATCGGGGTGTCAGGGGTGTTGCTGCTGATAGCGTTTGGGTTGGCGTTTTTCTGGGTGCCCCCCGCCGCCGAATTTCAGCGCCTTTATGGCAACGGGCACATCGCCAAAATCGTCTTCGTGCATGTGCCGTTGGCAATCGTGGCGTTCACCGCATTCGTGGCGTCGGCGGGTTTTGGGGTGGCTTTCTTGCGCACGAGGGCGGCACGGTGGGACGCATTGGGTGCGGCGACGGTGGAAGTAGCATGGCTTTATGCCGTCTTGGCGACAGCGACTGGGGCATGGTTCTCCCGCTTGGCATGGGGGGCATGGTGGCATTGGGACCCCCGTCAAACGACGATGTTCATGGTGCTGTTGACCTACACGGCATATTTGCTGGTGCGGGAGGCAGTGGATGAGGAGCGACGGGCAGCGGTCAGTGCCGTTTACGCGATTTTGGGGGCGGTTGCCACGCTGCTGCTTTACTGGGTCGTGCCTTATCTGCCTTCTGTGCAAAAGGTCAGTTTGCACCCATCGGGCATCATCGCACGGGGCGGGTTAGATGCACCCTATCGGATAACGCTGCTGTTTTCACTGCTGGGCATGGGGTTGCTGTTCGTGGAACTCGTGCGCGTGCGGGCGAAACTCGCGTCGGCGGAAAAACGCCTTGTCGCACCGCTGTGA
- the dpnA_1 gene encoding Modification methylase DpnIIB, with the protein MNGEESLASMVSDTASSAKRAGVTIQHPYPGYYKPNIMTEFIFVFRKPGPPIYRNRTADEKELNRIPIDALFKHELANNIWHIAPVPPNAIDHPCPFPEEIPYRLILLYSYRGDLVLDPFAGSGTTLEVAVHLGRRAIGYEVKERYVKLAWQRVREPLNLRRLLLPHYETLAWTPQQLALIGEGDVG; encoded by the coding sequence GTGAACGGCGAAGAGAGCCTGGCGAGCATGGTATCGGACACGGCAAGCAGTGCCAAACGCGCTGGCGTCACTATCCAGCATCCTTATCCCGGCTACTACAAACCCAACATCATGACGGAGTTCATCTTCGTTTTCCGCAAACCAGGTCCTCCCATCTACCGCAACCGCACCGCTGACGAGAAGGAACTAAACCGCATCCCGATAGATGCTCTTTTCAAACACGAACTCGCTAACAACATTTGGCACATCGCTCCCGTCCCGCCGAACGCCATTGACCATCCTTGCCCATTCCCCGAAGAAATTCCTTATCGGCTCATTTTGCTTTACTCTTATCGGGGCGATTTGGTGTTAGACCCATTTGCGGGGAGCGGGACAACTTTGGAAGTCGCGGTGCATTTAGGACGGCGGGCAATCGGCTACGAGGTCAAGGAGAGGTATGTGAAGTTGGCTTGGCAGCGGGTGCGAGAGCCTTTGAATTTGAGGCGCTTGCTCCTCCCCCATTACGAAACCCTTGCATGGACACCTCAGCAGTTAGCGTTGATTGGCGAGGGTGATGTAGGTTAG